TTGAAAAGGAGATCGAGGTACAGTGAACGTTTTGACTATAGAAAAACACGCAGCTCAAGCTCTACAGTTACTAGATGTCTGTTGTTTACACAGAAGGATGGCTCGATTAGAGGAGAAAGAAACGTACTCTTGCCTGCTGGTTTGTTTCATTGTTTTCGTCTTCATTGCAATTACCGCCGTTCCCTCCGTCTTTTACTACCTACACTCACACGTGAAAAAATCAGAGGCAAGTTGTCTAGACTCTGTAAGGTCACACATGGGTAGCTAGATGCTTTGAACTGTTTCCTATAGCCTTCTCCAACAGCTCGACAAGGCAACGGCTCTCTGAAACGCGAAAACATAGAGGGGGCGGAATCGTTACGATTTGAGACGGTTTCGCGCGATTTCCTgttgtcatctgtctgtcggaGTTATCTCCCTTGGCTACATGATTTTTATGATCGTGACGTCAAAAGGAACGATTCAAGTAGGACCCTCGTTCTCGACAACGGCTGTGGCATGCAAAGGACAGAAGATGATTTAAGACGTCTCTTTCACCTGGCCAGTCTCCTCAGTGAAAAGTGCTCAGCTCTCGGTCTTTCTCTTGTCTGTACGTATCACTATAGAACGTTCGTCAATGGTTCGCTGGGCACGAAGCATTGGCCGACGAAAAGTCAGTGCGAGGAAGTCATGTTGACGCACTGCCCGTTGGAATGGAGAGTGGTCGAAAACATTTTGAGGTCGCGGGGCTACTGCATACGTCTTCCTGATTGCGACCTGCTAACAGATAGACCAGGAAATCGAAACCAAACAAACGAAAGGGTCTAGACCTTCATTTGACATCTACTAAAACATGTACACTAGCTGGTCATGCGCGAAGCGTGGATATGGACAAACTGTGGATTTCTAGTTTTTAAGGGTAATTTGAGAGTTAAGGTTAGGTTTATTAGAGTTAGGGTTGTGGTTATAATATAGGTATTAGCGTTGGGTTGAGGTtagggttggggttggggttggagTTGGGTTTGggattggggttggggttggggatGGTTTGGGTTTGGGATTGCCGTTGGGATTGGGTTTGGGATTGGGgttggtgttggtgttggAATTGGGGTTGAGGTTGGAGTTGGGGTTGCATGGGGTTGGGGCGATTGGTGTTGGTTGGGGTTCGGTTGTCCTAGGGTTGAGGTTGGGGTTGCAGTTGGGATTGcagttggggttggggttggggttggggttggggttgggttGGGGTTACGGTTAGGGGTAGGGTTAGGTAggcatggtttgtattggcaATCTATGTTTTGTACAAGCAATCCATAGATTGTACCTGGCAATCCATGAATTGTCCAAATCTGCACTTTGCGCACAACATATACCCGTAATaatatacaataataataataacaattattTTATCATGcgtatataattatatttattatcaTGCATACGTACAACACACTGGCGTAGAAAGTTTTCAAAGTTATGGGGCCAAACACCTATTTAGCTTAAATATAGCATTTGAGAATACAAAGTAATGACAGAAAACGAATTATTCAGGGATATGAATTGCCTTGCCTCTTTGGCCCCATCGTTCTCTACGCATAATTAGGCTGAACAATTGTCTCTTCAACTGTTGTAGATATTTACAAACGCGAATTCAATGTATCATTTATGCATTTAGTGAAACAACCTTTATAATGTAAATTtcttaataatttaattaggAGAGCTGTGTTTGGCATCTCCTAAAGCCATTACGAGTATGTTTAAACTGTGTGATTTTGCTGTAGAATTTTCAAATTCTTAGCTCCAAAACTGTACCTCTTAAATCAGGAATAAATGATTTACGAAATCAAGGTAAATATTAATTGTGTAGtttaattgattgactgatggatggatggatggatggatgaatggatggatggataaaTGGATTTTGATTAATGgcttgattgattgattgattgattgattgattgattgattgattgatggtgtggtgtggtgtggtgtggtgtggtgcgtgtttgtgtgtgtatgtgtgtgtgtgtgtgtgtgtgtgtgtgtgtgtgtgtgtgtgtgtgtgtgtgtgtccgtgtccgcaCGTCTGTATTTGTGATGCACTATAACGCTTGTGTGTCTTATCTCACTCTAGGAAACAAAACGACGTCGTGCAAACTACCCTTTGTTCCTTCATCCTCAATATACAGTAGATGCTCTCCTCCTTGCCCAGCAGATCAATGGCTGCTACGCAAAGAATCACTTTTAGGAACGAGATCCACAGCCATTATCAGTGGAATTGTTCTGTTTACATCTCTTTTTATCATCATCTACACATGGATGAAAGTCAATAAATTGTAAGAAGCTTACGAAACTCAAACATTTATACCTCTCAAAAATTAACCTTTTGTCTTCTAAAGACGTCAGTTTCCGCATATAATTACTCTGCTCGCGGCCATGTTCTTTCTACTAGCAGGTACACTAGGTGTTACCATTCGTTTGATTGAGAGAAGCTCAACTGTTCCTGCTTTGTAGGGTTGTCGATCATCGCTGCATTCGTTGTCGGTCGCGATACTGCTTACTGCTCGCACAACGACATTCTTAGCTCATGGCACCATCCAACATCATTTTGTGTAGCGCAAGGTGAGACTCAAGCAGTCGTGAACACTATACGTACAAAAGTTGATAAATTAGTCAATCATATCTCGCCAAATGCAACCCCTTGTTACAGATTGAGATAATCTAGAATTCTATTGGACCACAATGTTGAGGTATTCTAGCACTTTGAGGTGATCAAGACTGTTGTGGTCCAGAATTTTTGTTTAAGTAGCATACACTAAGGCGATCAAAAAGTTTCAAGTTGGACTTAGTTAATAATATTGGTACATAGATTGTAGACCACCTTAATCAAATTCCAGACCACTTTCTTCTGAACCACCTCAAATCAGGTGTCTATAGAGGTGGCTCTAAACCACGTGATCCAGAACCCATTACTGTGACTGTctttaataaaaatatagcACTCAAGACAGCTTGCAAAGTCAAACCCCTAAAATAACATCGTTCTCAAACATTAGTGCAGAAGTCCTGGTTTTCTTCAACTCGATTTACTACGTACTATTCAACAGCTCAATTAGAATAGCTTTGTGTACTCACAAAATATAGCCGTCTGTCATTTCTGTGTTTTTGTAGGTGCTCTGTTTCAATTTGGTTTCTTAGTGACCGAGatattattttgtttgtcaatctttaATATCATGGTAGCTGTTTATGAAGTGAGAAAACCGGAAGACGGCATTCTGAGACGTCATTCGAAACTGTTTCTGGCCGTTGAGGTCTTCTTTGCGGTTGGCGTGGCTGCCGCAATTGTATCTGCCGTTCTGAGCACGGCATCATATCACAACGACCGTCTCTTAATGATTTGTGTTCCAGCGACAACAAGAGCTCTATTCTACTCGTTCACGGTACCATCTCAAGTTGTAGGAGTTGGGGCTGTTACTATGTCCTTGCTCATTATAAAACGACTGAAACAGGTAGAGCTTccttcttgtgtgtgtgtgtgtgtgtgtgtgtgtgtgtgtgtgtgtgtgtgtgtgtgtgtgtgtgtgtgtgtgtgtgtgtgtgtgtgtgtgtgtgtgtgtgtgtgtgtgtctgtgtcttgtctgtgtctgtgtctgtgcgtgtgtctgtgtctgtgtgtgtctgtgtgtgtgtgtgtgtgtgtgtgtgtgtgtgtgtgtgtgtgtgtgtgtgtgtgtgtgtgtgggtgcgtgcgtgcgtgcgtgcgtccgtcctCTCAGATTTATGTTTACTATGCTTCGCCAACCAGCCCCTTCTTGCGTTCCAtgtttacatgcatgcatggcctTGTGTTGCACTGACATGCATATACCCATGTAACAATTACTTTCCAATTCACCAAATGACAATCTATTTATAATAACAGCATATACAAACTGATGACAATATTTGTTTTTAGTCTTCTAAATTTCAAGCAAAAGAAGGGGcaataaacaaaaaagtcaAAGTTGCAGGAGTCATTATAACTCGTCATTTCCTTGTTCTGGTGACCGGCATACCAGTCGTTTTTGTAACGGCATTCACAATGTTCGAGGCGTATGCCTACTTTTCGTTGAATAATATTACTAAAGACACCACACTCTACATCTTGtgccaacagacaaacagtagcAGTGACTGCATCTCGTTTGCTGATGACATTGGGTTGGTGGTATTGCATTGCGTCATTCCGGTGTGTGTAGCCGCTGTCGCAGTCTTACTGATGGTGTATAGCTTATTTCCTGGACCAGCTAGAAAACTGTGGAAAAGCCATTTCAGGTCAATTTTCCGTTGCAGAAAAGCAGACAAGAAAAACGAATGGCGGAAAATCATATTTAAAACAAAAGACGACAAGAGTCGAGAGATACCGAGGGACTACGGCGGCGACATTGACAAGATTGAAATGACAGACAACGTAGATTGGAAATTGCACAAGATAAAAGCCACTGATGTACGAGAAAGTAACGAGTGCGTTTCTCGTTTGATAAAAAACCAAGAGGAAATTGGCAAGTGCGACTTCAGTCAATCAAATTCGGACGCCGATATGCTTGAAGCATCCAGTGAAAAGACTAAAAGGAAACCGTCAGCAGGGCAAATACGGAGACGAGCATTTTTGGTGAAGGAATTGAAACGAACAGCAGAGCCTGTAAAGAAGACACTGATGAAGGTTGTGAGCGTCAGTGAAGGAATAAAAAGAATGTCTTCTTTCCAAAAATGTTTCCGTCACTCACAGTCCATGAGACGCCATAGACGGAGAGCAAGTACAGCGCTAGAGACGGTTGGACGCGAAAATGCTTGTCTGTTGAAATGACtagatgcatgcatgcgcatgcatgtgatAGCTGACTTCTTCGCTGGCTATATAAGACGCGTGTACTCTGCTGTCTATATGCATTCATAATAACGGTGCGCTCTGTAGACACAGTCTAGACCACCAAAGCAGAGAAGAAAACGATGAAGTTAgcctgtacatgcatgtgtagcGGATTTGGTCCACTGGACGTCTGACGCGAGCAGATCTTAGTCTCTTTGCGCAGATTTCGTTCTCCGTAATAACTTCCCCAGACAATTGTTTCTTTTGGAGGGCATCTCCAATTACCGA
The sequence above is drawn from the Corticium candelabrum chromosome 8, ooCorCand1.1, whole genome shotgun sequence genome and encodes:
- the LOC134183217 gene encoding uncharacterized protein LOC134183217 isoform X1 — its product is MARLEEKETYSCLLVCFIVFVFIAITAVPSVFYYLHSHVKKSEPSPTARQGNGSLKRENIEGAESLRFETVSRDFLLSSVCRSYLPWLHDFYDRDVKRNDSSRTLVLDNGCGMQRTEDDLRRLFHLASLLSEKCSALGLSLVCTYHYRTFVNGSLGTKHWPTKSQCEEVMLTHCPLEWRVVENILRSRGYCIRLPDCDLLTDRPGNRNQTNERNFQILSSKTVPLKSGINDLRNQGNKTTSCKLPFVPSSSIYSRCSPPCPADQWLLRKESLLGTRSTAIISGIVLFTSLFIIIYTWMKVNKLRQFPHIITLLAAMFFLLAGLSIIAAFVVGRDTAYCSHNDILSSWHHPTSFCVAQGALFQFGFLVTEILFCLSIFNIMVAVYEVRKPEDGILRRHSKLFLAVEVFFAVGVAAAIVSAVLSTASYHNDRLLMICVPATTRALFYSFTVPSQVVGVGAVTMSLLIIKRLKQSSKFQAKEGAINKKVKVAGVIITRHFLVLVTGIPVVFVTAFTMFEAYAYFSLNNITKDTTLYILCQQTNSSSDCISFADDIGLVVLHCVIPVCVAAVAVLLMVYSLFPGPARKLWKSHFRSIFRCRKADKKNEWRKIIFKTKDDKSREIPRDYGGDIDKIEMTDNVDWKLHKIKATDVRESNECVSRLIKNQEEIGKCDFSQSNSDADMLEASSEKTKRKPSAGQIRRRAFLVKELKRTAEPVKKTLMKVVSVSEGIKRMSSFQKCFRHSQSMRRHRRRASTALETVGRENACLLK
- the LOC134183217 gene encoding uncharacterized protein LOC134183217 isoform X2, translated to MARLEEKETYSCLLVCFIVFVFIAITAVPSVFYYLHSHVKKSEPSPTARQGNGSLKRENIEGAESLRFETVSRDFLLSSVCRSYLPWLHDFYDRDVKRNDSSRTLVLDNGCGMQRTEDDLRRLFHLASLLSEKCSALGLSLVCTYHYRTFVNGSLGTKHWPTKSQCEEVMLTHCPLEWRVVENILRSRGYCIRLPDCDLLTDRPGNRNQTNERNFQILSSKTVPLKSGINDLRNQGNKTTSCKLPFVPSSSIYSRCSPPCPADQWLLRKESLLGTRSTAIISGIVLFTSLFIIIYTWMKVNKLRQFPHIITLLAAMFFLLAGLSIIAAFVVGRDTAYCSHNDILSSWHHPTSFCVAQATTRALFYSFTVPSQVVGVGAVTMSLLIIKRLKQSSKFQAKEGAINKKVKVAGVIITRHFLVLVTGIPVVFVTAFTMFEAYAYFSLNNITKDTTLYILCQQTNSSSDCISFADDIGLVVLHCVIPVCVAAVAVLLMVYSLFPGPARKLWKSHFRSIFRCRKADKKNEWRKIIFKTKDDKSREIPRDYGGDIDKIEMTDNVDWKLHKIKATDVRESNECVSRLIKNQEEIGKCDFSQSNSDADMLEASSEKTKRKPSAGQIRRRAFLVKELKRTAEPVKKTLMKVVSVSEGIKRMSSFQKCFRHSQSMRRHRRRASTALETVGRENACLLK